The following DNA comes from Cryobacterium psychrophilum.
CGCCAGTGAGCTCGGAGTAACGATCCGCGTCGTTGCGCTGTTCGACGGGGAGCTCACGGTCCCCGATTCCGCCGTCGCCAGTGCCCAGCCCTTACTCACCCGTCTTCTCCGCACCGAACGGGAGGTATCCGGCGGTGACGCCGCCGTCACTGTGATCAGTTACCCACACGCGGCGCCACACCCCCGTGATGGGATTCGGACATTCGACGAGCTCAACGTGATCGCCGAGACTCTGACCGGCCAGCTCGCCGGGATTGGCACCGGAAACACTCTCGTACTCGGAGTCGAGGAGGACATGTTCCTGCCCCTTCGTGTTGCGTCCCTCCTCGAAGAACGCAGCGTTGACCCGGTGGTCTTCGGCGCCACCACACGCTCACCAGCATTCGCCCATGATCATCCTGACTACGGCATCCTCGACCGACTCGATTACACCGTCCCTGAGGTCCCCGGCGATACTGCACGTCGCTTCGCATACAACCTGGGGCACACCTACGACAGTGTGGTCATCATTACGGCCAGCGCCGCTGACACGGGCAAACTGGCCGCCACCGCAACCAGTCTGCTTGACGCTCTGTCTCAGCGAACGAAAAACATCGTCATTATGGAAGCCGCCGCACCCGTCAAACGGCTCGGCGAACCCCTGACCGGTCCCGTCTTCGGATCCTACAAACCGGAAGATGTCTCCTGGCTCCTCAAAGACCTCTCCGACGTGGTGCTGGAGACAAACCTGGAGGATCGGGAGGTAGCGGTCCAAAACGGTTCCCATTACGCGGAATCACTTCCTCTGGAATACCAGCCCTCCGCGGAATACCAGTCTCTTTTCGACGAGTCGCTGAACGCCACCAGGGATGCGCTGGCATTTCACGTGGCGGTTGTCGCCGAGCAGATCTACCACCTCCGTGAAGGCAACCCTGTACTTCTGTCCCTGGCCAGGGCCGGCACCCCCATCGGCGTGCTCATCCGTCGGTATCTGCACGCCGCTTATGGGATCGACACCCCGCACTACGCTCTTTCCATCGTCCGCGGCCGCGGCATCGATGCCAACGCCCTCACGTACGTCAGTGAGCACCACGACCCTCGCCTCGTCATGTTCGTGGACGGGTGGACCGGCAAGGGGGCCATCGTCCGTGAGCTCACGGATGCCCTCAAAGACTACGAGAACGCCACGGGCGTTCGCTTCCGCCCTGAACTCGCCGTCCTCGCCGACCCCGGTTCGTGCGTGAGCGTCTACGGCACGCGGGAGGACTACCTCATCCCCTCGGCCGGACTCAACTCGACAGTCTCGGGTCTTGTCTCGCGGACAGTGCTCAATGAGCATCTCATCGGCCCTGATGACTTCCACGGGGCGAAATTCTACCGAGAGTTCACCGACGTGGACGTCTCCAACTTCTTCGTCGACACCGTGTCCACTCTCTTCACCGCGGAGCTCATCGCCCGCGCCCGTTTCGCCAACAGTCGTCGACACGGGGAAGAGCCGAACTGGTCGGGGTGGAAGGCCGTCGAACGCATCAGCACCGAATACGGAATCAACAACGTGAACCTGGTGAAACCCGGGGTTGGCGAAACCACTCGTGTTCTCCTGCGGCGGGTGCCCTGGAAGATCCTGGTTCGCCCCGACGCCGGGGCGAGCATTGCACACATCCGCCTCCTCGCAGCTGGCCGGGGGGTCCCCATCGAACCTGTCGACGGGCTCCCTTTCATGGCGGTTGGCCTCATTCACCCGCAGCTCAGTCCCGGCGCCACCGGGTTCGACGGACGCAAAGCCTCATGAGCGCACTTCCGGCCATTTTCTTCGCCGATCTGGACGCGACCACGATCTACTCCAAACGCCATCTCAGCGCCGACCCGGACCGGTACACCGGCATGACGTGCGTGGAAACGTTCCGGGAAGAGCCGCAGTCATTCATGACCTACCGTGCGGTCCGTCAGCTTGGTGCGCTGAGCCGAGAACTAACTTTTGTCCCCACAACCACACGGGATGTCACCCAGTTCAATCGGATCCGCCTTCCCGGTGTCAAGACCACGTACGCGATCGTCGCGAATGGGGGGCGAATTCTGGTGGACGGTATAGAGGATCCCGCCTGGACCCGGGTGGTTCAGGAGCGCCTGGCCGCGGTCGCACCCCTGAACACCATCCTCGAAGAAATCACGCGGAAGCTTCAGCATGAGACCTGGGTGAAGACGATCAGCCGACCGGCGGACCTCTTCGCCTGCGTCAACGCGCACGCTGAAACGCCGGCATGGTTCGTTGAGTGGGCCGACAGCCGGGCAGCGCGGTGGCGGTGTCGCATCTCGTCCCAGGGTCGCAAGACCTTCATCGTTCCGTTCGGAATCTCCAAGGAGAGCGCTGCGGCGGAGGTGGTCCGACGTACAGGCGCGGACGTCACTTTTGCGTCGGGCGATTCGACACTCGATGAAGGACTGATGAAGTTCGCGGATTATGCCATCCACCCGAGACACGGGGCGCTTAACGTTCGGGCTCCCTATTTTGATGAAACAGTCCGATCCGGCATCACGGCGGGGGAGGAGATTCTCACCTATGTTTCCTCGCGCCTTGAGCGGATCGTGAAGGACCGGCCTCGGGCCGTTTGACGGGGATGAGCGCGGTTGAGGGCGAGGGCGGTGTTGTCTTCACCCGTCAACTCTCACCCACCGGCCGACTCCTGGTTGACTGAGCACGTCGGGCTCAGCTCCCGTCGGAACCGCGCGGAATTCGAGCCTCCCTGCACGTGCGGTAACCTTGAGACGTACGTCCGCCCCCGTAGCTCAGTGGATAGAGCAGCGGCCTTCTAATCCGCTTGTCGTTGGTTCGATTCCAACCGGGGGCACCCTATGCACGCGGCTACTGCCGCGAGTTGAGCAGGTGCACGACGAATCCGACCACGAGCTGAAAGCCGACTCCGGTCAGCAGGCGTGACTTCGCCTTGTTTCCCGTCTTCCCCGCCGGGTTCACCGGACCGGCCACCTTGCCGAACATACGCTTCAGCCAGCGCGGAGCCTCGGGCATCGTGTATCGATCCATGCCGGGCGGGTCATCGTCGCGGTCGTTCATGCGTGGGCATCCGTTCTGTCGAGAAGGCCTACCTCGACGGTACCGCGTGCGGCGTCGCGGGGGAAGCTGGCATGTGTCGACGGTGCGGCAAGAACATGCAAGTCATAGTAATTAGTTGCACTTCCTAGTACATTGGCCTCATGCGCTCACCAGGGTGGTGGCATGAAGGGTAGTGACTCAATGGTTCGCGAATTGACGCATTTCATCGGTGGCCAACATGTAGCCGGATCATCGGGGCGGTTCAGCGACGTTTTCGATCCGAATACCGGACTCGTGCAGGCCAGGGTGCCGCTCGCGAGCACCGCGGAGATCGAGGCGGCCATCGCCAACGCCGAGGAGGCCCAGGTCGTCTGGGGCTCATGGAACCCGCAGCGTCGCGCCCGCGTTCTGTTGAAGTTCCTCGACCTGATCGCCAAAGACATGGATTCCCTCGCCCGACTGCTCTCCTCCGAGCACGGCAAGACCGTTGCCGATGCCAGGGGCGACATCCAGCGCGGCGTCGAGGTGATTGAATTCGCTGTCGGAGCACCGCACTTGCTCAAGGGCGAGTACACCGAGGGGGCCGGCACCGGAATCGACGTCTACTCGATGCGCCAGCCGCTCGGTGTGGTCGCAGGCATCACCCCCTTCAACTTTCCGGCGATGATCCCACTGTGGAAAATGGGCCCGGCGCTCGCCGCAGGCAACTCCTTCATCCTCAAGCCCTCCGAACGTGATCCCTCCGTTCCGTTACGCATCGCCGAACTATTCCTCGAGGCGGGACTGCCCGCCGGCGTGCTCAACGTGCTCAACGGCGACAAAGAGGCAGTGGATGCCCTGCTCACCGACGAGCGGGTCAAGGCCATCGGCTTCGTGGGCTCAACCCCCATCGCCCAATACATCTACCAGACAGCCGCGGCCGAGGGAAAACGAGCCCAGTGCTTCGGCGGTGCCAAGAACCACATGATCGTGATGCCCGACGCCGACCTCGACCAGGTCGCCGACGCCCTCATCGGTGCGGGCTACGGCTCGGCGGGGGAGCGCTGCATGGCGATCTCCGTCGCGGTTCCCGTGGGCAAGGAGACCGGTGACGCACTCGCAGCCAAACTGACCGAACGGGTGAAGGCGCTGACCATCGGCCACTCGCTCGACGAATCGGCCGATTACGGACCACTGATCAACCGCGAGGCCGTGACCCGGGTATCTGCGGCCATCCACGCCGGTATCAACGCGGGGGCCGAGCTGATCGCCGACGGTCGAGGCCATGCGGTTGCCGGGTATGAATCGGGCTTCTTCCTCGGACCGACCCTGTTCGATCACGTCACCACCGACATGGAGCTTTATCAGGAAGAGGTTTTCGGCCCGGTGCTCATCATCACCCGTGCCGATACGTATGAGGATGCCCTGGCCCTGGCCTCCGACCACAAATACGGCAACGGGGTGTCGATCTTCACGCGGGACGGCGACACGGCCCGCGACTTCAGCGCCCGGGTGCAAGTGGGGATGGTGGGCGTCAACGTGCCCATTCCCGTGCCGATCGCGTACCACACCTTCGGCGGCTGGAAGAAGTCAGGATTCGGTGACCTCAACCAGCATGGCCCCGATGCCTTCCGGTTCTACACCAAGACCAAGACGGTCACGTCCCGCTGGCCCTCCGGTATCAAAGAGGGTGCGAGCTTCGTCATGCCGCTGATGCACGAGTGATGACAGCCCTCACGGAAGACCAACAGGCCATTGTCGAGGCGGTTCGCGACTTCTCCCAGTCGGCACTGGCTCCGCACGCGGTCGAATGGGACCAGGCCAAACACTTCCCGGTTGACGTGCTGCGCCAGGCCGGTGAAATCGGGCTCGGCGGGATCTACGCCACCGACGACGTGGGCGGCTCGGGGCTCAGCCGTAGCGATGCCGTGCTCATCTTCGAGGAACTCGCCAAGGGCGACACGACGATCGCCGCGTACATCTCCATCCACAACATGGTGGTTTGGATGATCGACAGCTTCGGCACCGAAGCGCAGCGGCACCAGTGGGTGCCCCGGCTGACCACGATGGAGCACCTGGGAAGTTATTGCCTCACGGAGCCCGACGCGG
Coding sequences within:
- a CDS encoding phosphoribosyltransferase domain-containing protein, with the protein product MTSATPEPTELANPVFGDHFRSTSAPATHELGAGLVLETIGMSIAASEGTLNFGIIYGIALRRNPRRAHLLVSKVLGKHYPQSPAIIEAAARVLALRVHAELSSGATPDVRELLTRELVEALRAPLMRHKLSHIDLRDVGTGAVVVGFAEAATALGACVASALGAYYVSSTRYPGPTSPSYGAFEEEHSHASAHHLTPRDRQTLDDTSATVILVDDELTTGKTIINTIRMLHATATHAAYIVATLADLRDAGSRTALDEVASELGVTIRVVALFDGELTVPDSAVASAQPLLTRLLRTEREVSGGDAAVTVISYPHAAPHPRDGIRTFDELNVIAETLTGQLAGIGTGNTLVLGVEEDMFLPLRVASLLEERSVDPVVFGATTRSPAFAHDHPDYGILDRLDYTVPEVPGDTARRFAYNLGHTYDSVVIITASAADTGKLAATATSLLDALSQRTKNIVIMEAAAPVKRLGEPLTGPVFGSYKPEDVSWLLKDLSDVVLETNLEDREVAVQNGSHYAESLPLEYQPSAEYQSLFDESLNATRDALAFHVAVVAEQIYHLREGNPVLLSLARAGTPIGVLIRRYLHAAYGIDTPHYALSIVRGRGIDANALTYVSEHHDPRLVMFVDGWTGKGAIVRELTDALKDYENATGVRFRPELAVLADPGSCVSVYGTREDYLIPSAGLNSTVSGLVSRTVLNEHLIGPDDFHGAKFYREFTDVDVSNFFVDTVSTLFTAELIARARFANSRRHGEEPNWSGWKAVERISTEYGINNVNLVKPGVGETTRVLLRRVPWKILVRPDAGASIAHIRLLAAGRGVPIEPVDGLPFMAVGLIHPQLSPGATGFDGRKAS
- a CDS encoding HAD family hydrolase, translating into MSALPAIFFADLDATTIYSKRHLSADPDRYTGMTCVETFREEPQSFMTYRAVRQLGALSRELTFVPTTTRDVTQFNRIRLPGVKTTYAIVANGGRILVDGIEDPAWTRVVQERLAAVAPLNTILEEITRKLQHETWVKTISRPADLFACVNAHAETPAWFVEWADSRAARWRCRISSQGRKTFIVPFGISKESAAAEVVRRTGADVTFASGDSTLDEGLMKFADYAIHPRHGALNVRAPYFDETVRSGITAGEEILTYVSSRLERIVKDRPRAV
- a CDS encoding CoA-acylating methylmalonate-semialdehyde dehydrogenase; the encoded protein is MVRELTHFIGGQHVAGSSGRFSDVFDPNTGLVQARVPLASTAEIEAAIANAEEAQVVWGSWNPQRRARVLLKFLDLIAKDMDSLARLLSSEHGKTVADARGDIQRGVEVIEFAVGAPHLLKGEYTEGAGTGIDVYSMRQPLGVVAGITPFNFPAMIPLWKMGPALAAGNSFILKPSERDPSVPLRIAELFLEAGLPAGVLNVLNGDKEAVDALLTDERVKAIGFVGSTPIAQYIYQTAAAEGKRAQCFGGAKNHMIVMPDADLDQVADALIGAGYGSAGERCMAISVAVPVGKETGDALAAKLTERVKALTIGHSLDESADYGPLINREAVTRVSAAIHAGINAGAELIADGRGHAVAGYESGFFLGPTLFDHVTTDMELYQEEVFGPVLIITRADTYEDALALASDHKYGNGVSIFTRDGDTARDFSARVQVGMVGVNVPIPVPIAYHTFGGWKKSGFGDLNQHGPDAFRFYTKTKTVTSRWPSGIKEGASFVMPLMHE